The Phormidium sp. PBR-2020 DNA segment TAACTCCTGATGGGTCAGTGTCTGATGATTTTTTAGTGGGTAAAGTGGGAATTTATGCCATTTTTGATGAGCAGGAAACCCTTCAATTTGTTGGCTATTCTCGCAATGTGAGTGTGAGTTTACGCCAACATCTCATCCGCAAACCAGAAGACTGTTACAGTTTTAAGGTCGAAACGATTGCTCGTCCCAGTCGCCAGGTGCTAGAAGATATCCGCCAGCATTGGCTACAGGAAAATGGGATGGTTCCCCCTGGAAATGGCGAGGCTGAGGCGGAATGGACGCAACCGATTGATGTTAAACCGTTAATGACCGA contains these protein-coding regions:
- a CDS encoding GIY-YIG nuclease family protein, yielding MSTPSELPTELPSLQDLERHPYLTPDGSVSDDFLVGKVGIYAIFDEQETLQFVGYSRNVSVSLRQHLIRKPEDCYSFKVETIARPSRQVLEDIRQHWLQENGMVPPGNGEAEAEWTQPIDVKPLMTDEERNGLAEALDEGKKTKCIKQVARRIQGNLLERLAARGVTESFRFNPKLKEQGLLELK